A part of Citrifermentans bremense genomic DNA contains:
- a CDS encoding Rieske (2Fe-2S) protein, whose product MVFAAKLSEVPEFGKKLVEAGGVQVLLVKTKGTVYACESECPHQGAPLQGAFIKEAGRLSCPRHGYRFDLATGACADHPECILKVYPVEIRGDEIFVEVA is encoded by the coding sequence ATGGTCTTTGCTGCGAAGCTGTCCGAGGTCCCGGAGTTTGGCAAAAAGCTGGTCGAGGCAGGCGGGGTGCAGGTGCTCCTGGTGAAAACCAAGGGGACGGTGTACGCCTGCGAGAGTGAGTGCCCGCACCAGGGGGCGCCCCTGCAGGGGGCCTTCATCAAGGAGGCCGGGCGGCTCTCCTGCCCGAGGCACGGCTACCGTTTCGACCTCGCCACCGGCGCCTGCGCCGACCATCCGGAGTGCATCCTCAAGGTGTACCCCGTCGAGATTCGGGGTGACGAGATCTTCGTCGAGGTCGCTTGA